The Deltaproteobacteria bacterium genomic interval GAGGACCTGGGATACGATTCACTCTGGGTGAGCGATCATATCGTAATACCCGATTCCCACGAAGGCTTCGGCCACGTTTTCTTGGACCCCATAACCACGCTCGGTTTCGTTGCCGCGAAAACAAAGAATATATCCCTCGGCACGAGCGTTTTAATACTTCCCTACAGAAACCCCGTCGTGCTCGCAAAGATGATATCCACTCTTGACACGCTTTCCGGGGGGAGAATCATAGTGGGGGCGGGAACAGGCTGGATGAGGGATGAATTCGACGCGCTCGGTATCCCTTTTGAAAAACGCGGCGCTACCACCGATGAGTATATCGAAGTCCTGAAAGAACTCTGGACAAGGGACAGCCCCGTCTATAAGGGGAACTATATTTCGTTCTCGGATATAAAATTTTTACCCAAACCGCTCCAGGAGCCGCACCCGCCGATCTGGATAGGGGGCGGGAGCGAGAGGGCGATTGAGCGTGCAGCGAGGTACGGGGACGGATGGCAGCCTGTGGGACTCACACCCGAAGGGATCAAGGAAAAACTTGGGTATTTGAATAAACTCCTCGATGAAGAGAAAAAAGATAATTTCGTTGTATCTCTCAGAAGAAACCTCGAAATTAACGAGGATAAGCGATTTCCGGAAGAAGAGACTCTCAGGGGAGGGCCCGAGAAAATAATCACCGGAATAAGGGACTATATCGAAGCCAGTGTATCACACTTTATACTTCATATACTGAGCGGCGACTTCAAGGACGTCTTAAAAACAATGGAGACTTTCTCAACAAAGATAAGGCCCGCCATTTAAAACCGCTAAGCCCGTAATATTATACTCGCCACAAAAACCGATCCCCTTCTAAAGATTCCAGTATACTAAAAGAGGAGCCGGGGCTGCACTTAAGTCATTAAGTAGCTTCCGGGGACAATATGTCGCATATACGACGTTGACACAGGCTCAATGTTCATGGGATAATGGCATTACTAAAGTTGATAGATACACAATAGCTTTGCGGGGAGGTACACAAGTTGGAAAATGAAACCGGAAAATTTACGGCAGCAGCCGTACAGACAGCCCCCGTTTTCCTAAACAAGGCAGAGACAGTCGGGAAGATTGTAAGCCTGATCGAGGAGGCGGCCGCTGGAGGCGCGAGCCTGATCGTATTTCCCGAAGCCATCATCCCCGCATACCCGTACTGGCCCAAGGATCTGGGCTCAATAGAGGGAAGGAAGCTCGTTCTGGACGCTTACACCGAGCTTTACAAGAACTCTGTCGAGATACCGGATGAAGACACCGACAAACTCTGTAGGGCAGCGGCAAAGGCGGGCGCTTATGTAGTGCTGGGTGTAAACGAAAGGGAAGGCGGAACTCTGTATAATACGATACTCTATATAGACAAGAACGGCACCATGCTGGGAAAGCACAGGAAGCTCATGTCGATAGACAGCGAGAAGTGCATCTGGGGAATGGGGGGCGAAGAAGATTTGAATGTCTTCGATACCGAAGTAGGTAAAATAGGCGGGTTCTTCTGCTACGAGCACCACATGACTCTCGCGAAATACGCGATGTACCAAAAGGGGGAGCAGATACACGCCGGTCTCTGGGCCGGGCACGGCTTCGTTAAGCCGACGATGGATTTCGCGAGCCGCCAGTACGCCTTTGAAGGACAGGTGTTTGTCATCGCTTCTTCAGGTCACATCACGGATAAAATGATTCCCGACAGCTTCCCTCTCAAGAAGCAGACGCTCTGGGATTACCCCGGCGGAAGCGGGATCATAAATCCGAGAGGGGATTACCTCGCCGGACCCGTATACGGAAAAGAGGAAATAATCTACGCAGATATAGACAGGGATATGATCATCCGGGCAAAGGCCGTCATCGACGGCGCCGGGCATTTCTCGAGACCGGATATTCTGAGGCTGGACATAGGTGGTTATAAAAACGGAAAGGATCAATATACAGACTCTGAACACGAGATACAGGGCCTCAGAAACAAGGTGGAGGAGCTGTCGGCCCGACAGCGGGAGCTTCATGAAAAACTGGACAGCATTGCCGCAAAATTATCCGGCCGGGAAAAATAAAACAAACAATCTGCGACGCCGATTTCTTTACCCGCCCCGATTGGCGATAAATTATATGCCAACAACGTGTTCATGCCCAAAGCCCGGAAGAAAATGACTGCTGTCACTTACTTAATTCGAGTTATTAAAATGCTATTCTAAACGGGGCAAACAAACTCATCCGCTCTTGTTCTCGATAGATTGAATTACATTCTGCTTGAGATTCCAGAGCTTCTCCGAGAGTGAGACATGATAAATATGCGGATTCACTAAACGCCTTACACCCGGGTCGAGATGTTCCGTATCATACTCTCTCTTCTTCCTGAGCTCCTCAATCGATGGGAAATCATAAACTATCTTTCCTCGATCCCTGACCTTCACCAGGAGGGGCTCTGTCTTGCTGACTTCGTCTCTTCCCATTACTCTCTGTTTTGTATGGTCTGAGGGATGCCGCATCTGGATAAGGTTCATCCCTTTCGGGTCTTCTCCGTCGATCGCAAGAAGATCGGCTGTGGCATTCCCCCTTTTATCGTAAATACGCCACGGCTTTTTATTGCCGGGATTCAGGGTTTTCTGCGGAGTCTCGGACAGCTTTATCGCGGGCACCCATCCCCCGCTTTCCATAACCGCCACGAGTTTATAAACACCGTCCAGCGCTGAATCACCTTTAGATGTTATAAGCCTTGTTCCCACTCCATATACGAGCCTCTTGATCAAGCGGTCCGGATCGACTCCGTAGCGGGGCGCTTCGTCTTCAATCTGGGTTATTATCTGCCAGATAACAAGCTCGTCGAGCTGATTCGAAAGCACTATTTTGGCGTCGGAAAAACCTGCGTCATCGAGCATCCTCGCAGACTGAATGGAGAGAAACGCGAGATCACCCGAATCGAGCCTGATTCCGAGCGGTTTATGGCCCTTTCTTCTTAATTCCTCGAAAACCTTTATAGCATTCGGGACGCCGCTCTCCAGAGTGTTAACCGTATCTACAAGGAGAACGCAGTCATCAGGATACACATCTGCATACGCCCTGAAAGCCCCGAGCTCCCCTTCGCCTAGAGCCATAAATACCTGAACCATGCTATGGGCGTGGGTTCCCTTGGGACGGAAGCCTAAAATGTGCGAAATCCCCACGTTCGACGAAAAATCCGCCCCGCCTACGAGCGCGGCCCTGACTCCGGCATTGACCCCTTTATCATGTCCACGGCGCATCCCGAATTCCAGAATGGGCTGTCCGCGCGCCGCTTCTTTTATACGAGCCGCCTTCGTGGCTATCAATATCTGATAATTAATCTTATTCAGGAGGGGGGATTCCAGAATCTGCGACATCGCCAGAGGGCCCTGTATTACCGTCACCGGAACGTTGGGATGAACAACCCTTCCTTCGGGGATCGAATACATGGTAATGTCTCCGAAAGTGCCGTTTTTCCTTAACCAATCGAGAAAATCGTCTCTGAAAATCCTGGATCCGGCCTGGCCGCTTTGTTCTCTCAAATAGCCGATTTCCTCATCGCCGAACCGGGTATTTTCCATCCACTCCGTAAGTGATTCCAAACCCGCGTTTATACAGTACCCTGCTTTATGCGAGCCGTAATCCGGGTAATGCCTGAAAAAATGATCGAACTGTGCATGATTTTCATGCAGCCCGAAGCTGTAATAAAGCTGGGCCATGGTTAGCTGGTATTGATCTGTAAAGAGAGCGCCTTCCGATATGTTATCCATTTTATATTATCGGTTTTATCAAGATCTGAATTTCACATAGAGAAACCGGGAGATATTTACTATATACTTGTTATTATATCTCTATTTTATATACAAAGGAATTGTTGCCGGAGATTCGACAATTATCAATTATATGAAATTACGAGCAGCATTGAGAGATAATAATTAATAAAAAAACTAGGAGCATAATAATACCACCTTTTAAAAGTCGGAAGATTATTTGTGTTGACAAAATATGAAACAGATTGTAAAATTTTGTCAGTATAGACAATTATGGGTATTTGTTTTGAAATATAGTCATTCTCAGAACAAAAGGTTAAATCAACTCCAACGGACCCGCGCGCACCAAAAGGTCTCAACCACAATTTGAAAGATCTCTTTCGACCTATGGCAAGAAAAGGAAAATTGCAATAAGCACAGCAAGTTGCAGACATTCAGGTTGTTAATTATCACTCCTTCGGCTTAGAGCCAAGTCTCCGGGACTCAGCACAAGGAGAAGGTTAAGACAAGATGGAAACCATCGGTAAGATTTTGAGCATAACCCTCTTAACCATTTTCGGATCGGCCGCAGCTACTGTATATGTAGTCGACTCGAGCTACTTTAAGTCGTTTCTCGGAACCTCCACAGTCACGTATACATCGGACGAGGTTATTTACAGCGGCGCTCAGGATTTCAGTGATTCCAGAGAATACAGAGAGAAGCAGGAAAAGAAATATGTAGCGGTGGAAAAAAACAGTGACAGCGCTTCCTACAATCCTGAAAAAAACACTATATGGGGACAAAAATACAGCGCGGGCCCCAATGATATGGAATACGAAAACCGGAGAGCATCCAGCCTGGCCCGGAATAACTCGCTCGAATCGCTGAGGGAGAATATGGAATACTGGAGCGCGCAGTATAAACGGGCTGCGGAAGCCGGAGAATCACGGAGCGCTAATCTCGCCTATAAAAACTATGAAGACTATAGGGAAGCACTTGAGATTAGGCAATCGAAGGGCGACTAACATAAGCCGTGCATACCGCCGCCGTCCATATACCTATCAGGTAATTTGTTTTTCTTAACCCTACGGCAGGCTGCGTCTTTTTGTTCCTTTACAGTATAAGAAAGAGCTTTGTCAGAAGGAAGTCCCCGATAATAATAAGCAGAAGTGATACTACTACCGTGGCGGTAGTAGCTCGTCCTACGCCTTGTGTTCCGCCTTCCGCCTTCATCCCTATAAAACATCCGGTAATGGCGACTATTATTCCGAAGAAAAAGGTTTTCGATATTCCGCTCACAAAGTCATCGATTGTAACCCATTCGAGAATGCTTGAAACGAAGAGCCTGGGCTTAACGTCGAGGTCTATGTTCGACATGATCATGGCGCCTAAAATGCCCGTGAAATCGGCGATGATAGCAAGGAACGGGAAAGAAATTATCGCCGCCACAAGCCTAGGCACAACCAGCTTTCTTATGGGGTCCGCACCAAGTGTCCTGATTGCATCTATCTGCTCGGTTACCTTCATTGACCCTATTTCGGCGGTAATACCCGAACCTACCCTTCCTCCGACCAGCAGCGAGGTTACAACAGGCCCCAGCTCCCGGACAAAGGACAGCGATACAACAGGCCCCACAACCCCCTTGGCACCGAACCACGCGAATCCCCAGGCGAGCTGAACCACCATAACCATACCAATCGCCATCGCAGAAGCTATTACTATCGGAACCGACTTAAAGCCTATTTCATCTATCTGCTCAAGCACGAGACGGAAGTTAAAGGGCCGCGTGACGGAGGCGAATATCGTCCTGTAGAAAAATATTCCTACCTCTCCCAGCTGCTCAATTAACGAAATGCAGTATGATCCGAGCCTGGCGATATAGTTTGCTAACATTGCTAGAGAACCCTGAATTGAGATATAAATTCTTCAAACACAGCTTCACCGTCGTCAAAACTATCAGGGGGAGAAGCGTATGTAAAATCATATATGCATTCACCCTTTCGAAACACGACCGTTTCTATCTTTACGGGCGCACCGTTTATGCTTCCGGTATATATGCTGCTAAGCGCTTTTTGTCCGTCAACCGAAGTCTCTTCTCTTTTTACAGCTTTTTTATCCTTAATACCTATCAGCAGCGATTCGGAAAGGGCTTTCAGGCTGTAGTTTTTCTTTTTCGGATCACAGGTAGAATTAACGGTAATAGTCGAATCGCTCAACAAGCTGTTATAGGCCAGATCCCCTCCCTCGATGTCGAGTCTTTTCCAATCCCCCGGTAGGGCGCCGATCCTGTAGGTGGTGTCATCGGAGGTGTAGACAAGCCCGTCAAGTTTTCCGTCGTTCCCGGAATCGGCGGATCTATAATACCCGATAAACTTGACGACCGAACAGGAATTCAAAAATATAACCGATAAGCAGATAATTATTATTCTTTTTGTCATGCGATGATTAATCTTGATTTAGATTTAAATCCAAAACACCTGAACGTGGCGATCCTGTTGCTTATGAGCTGACGGGATTTGAATAATACTTGAATCTCTACAAAAACCAAGCATATTAAATCCTTAAGCATTATCATCACTCAACAGGAGCAAAGATTGTCCAGGGTAACTATATATACAAATATCTACTGTGTATATTGCAATGCCGCAAAAGCGCTTCTCGGCAAGAAGGGTCTCGAGTACAGGGAGGTTGATTTAAGCTCAGAGCCCGACCTGAGACTGAGACTGGTGGAGAAATACAGGTGGAGGACGATTCCCCTAATACTGATAGGCGATAAAGTGATAGGCGGATTCGCCGAGCTGTACGAACTCGAGAACACCGGTGAGCTTGACCGGCTCCTGGAAAACGAGCTGCTTGATTAGGAACTGTGTTTTTAACGCCTCCTGAATTTGACTCACTCACAACTCTAAATTAACATTTTAGCCCCATGACCGTAAGAACCAGATTCGCGCCTAGCCCCACCGGGTCCCTCCACATAGGAGGGGCCAGGACGGCTATATTTAACTGGCTCTACGCCAGGCACTACGGCGGGAATTTCATTCTTCGTATTGAGGATACGGACCGCTCGCGCTCGACGGAGGAATCGATCGAGGAAATAATTGACGCCATGAAATGGCTCGGGCTCGATTGGGATGAGGGGCCTTTCAGGCAGTCGGACAGACTGGCGGCTTACGGGGATTATGCAGAAAGACTCCTTAACTCGGGGCACGCTTACAAATGCTACGTAACCCCCGAAGAGCTCAATAAAAAAAGAGAAGAGGCTCAGGGGAAAGGAGAGGTTTTCCGTTATAAACGCCAGTGGGCGGAAAAAAATGCCGCTCCCGGAAAGCCCTTCGCCATCAGGCTGCTAACACCTGATGAGGGAATTATCGAGGTGCGGGATCTCCTGAGAGGGACCGTTAGATTCGATGCGAGGGAAATAGACGATTTTGTTATCCTGAAAATGGATGGTTTCCCGACATACAATTTCGCAGTTGTGACGGACGACGCCGCGATGGGTATTACCCATGTAATCAGAGGAGATGACCACCTGATAAATACACCTCGTCAAACCCTAATATACGAAGCCCTCTCATTGGACATACCCCAAATCGCGCATGTTTCGATGATTTTGGGCCCGGACAATAAGAGACTGAGCAAGAGGCACGGCGCGACTTCCGTAGTGGCTTACAGAGAAGAAGGGTATCTGCCCGAAGCTATCGTGAACTATCTGACGCGCCTCGGATGGTCTCACGGAGACCAGGAGATATTCTCGAGGGATGAGCTGATCGAGAAATTCACTCTGGATAACGTCGGAAGATCAGCGGCGGTGTTCAATCCCGAGAAACTGGAGTGGTTAAACGGCTGGTACATCAGAAACAAGCCGGCTGAAGAAATCGCCCGGCTTCTGGCACCTTTTCTAAAGGAAAAGGGTCTGGATATCGAGGCGGACAAAAAACTGGTAATGATTGTAAAGGAGCTCAGCCAGAGGGCGAAGACACTCAGGGATATAGCGAACTCACTCGGCTACTTTTATGCCGAGCAAGTCAATTACGATGAAAAAGCGGCTGATAAATTTTTAAAACCCGAAATACTGGATGTGCTCAGGGACCTCTGCGAGAAACTCTCCTCGCTCGAAGATTTTACAATCGACGATATGCACGGGGTTTTCGAGCAGGTTATGGAGGAGAGAGATTTAAAGCTGGGCAAAATCGCCCAGCCCGTAAGGGTCGCGCTCACGGGCGGAACCGTAAGCCCCGGAATTTTTGAAGTTATGAACATAATAGGGAAGGATATGGTACTCGAAAGGCTTAACAAAGCCGCTCAATATATCGAAACAAAATAGTATTAGCATGTACTGTCCCTCAATCTCGACCGTATCCTTTCATTGAGATTCCCTTAATAAAAATAAATACATACAATCAACCTTGCCTGCGCTGCAAGAAAGCAATTATCAATATCCGTCTGTCTCTCTCAGTATCAATAATCGTAGAAGCCCTTCCCGGATTTCCTTCCAAGCCAGCCGGCGCGGACCATTTGACGCAGAAGCGGCGCGGCGCGGTATTTCGAGTCCTGAAACTCTTTATAAAACACGTCCATTACGTCGATGGTGACGTCGAGTCCGATAAGGTCAATCAGCGCCAGAGGACCTATGGGCTGGTTTGTCCCGAGCTTCATGGCTTTGTCTATATCCTCCGGAGTTCCGACCCCGTCCTGATATGCGAACACAGCTTCGTTCAGCATGGGTATTAAAATCCTGTTCACTATAAAACCTGGCACGTCCTTGGTCCTGACGGGCTCCTTGCCGAGAGCGGTTGCAAAATCGTAAGCGAACTGCGCGGTTTCCTCCGAAGTGGTGAGCGCTTTTATGATCTCCACAAGCTTCATTACCGGGGCGGGATTAAAAAAGTGCATGCCCACTATCTTGTCAGCCCTGCCCGTGTTCACAGCAATCTCCACGATAGGAAGCGACGACGTGTTTGTAGCGAGAACGACATCGGGCGCCGTAGCCTCATCAAGCTTCTTGTATATATCCTTTTTTACTTTCATGTCCTCAAAGACTGCCTCAATTACCAGGTCTACGTCTTTTAAATCCTCAAATTTCGTCGTGGTTTTCACCCTTGATAGTACGGACTTGCTGTCTTCCTCGCTTATGGTCTCTTTTTTAACGAGCCTTCCGAGACTTTTTTCAATTCCCTTTATACCCCTTTCCAAAGCCGCATCCGAAACATCTATAAGAACAACTTCCCTTTCGCTCGAAGCCACAACCTGAGCAATTCCCGACCCCATAGTGCCTGCTCCTACAACTCCGACCTTCTTGACATCCTCTACCTTTCTGGACATGTCTTCCTCCTTTTCTTTTCGCACTTGCGAAGTTTGAGGACTTATTATACCCAAATCACGATTTTATCAAGCCCGCGATTACAGGACTTACAGACCGCATTATCCGCATCAATGATTTGAAACCCAAATCTAAAAGAATTAAAATGAGTCCGATGAGGATTATAGGACTAACCGGAAATATAGCCTGCGGTAAAAGCACTGTCGCCCGTATGCTCAAAGGCCTTGGCGCCCGCGTAATAGACGCGGACGAAATAGCCCGCTCGGTCGTGGAGCCGGGGGAACGCGCCTGGGGTGATATTGTAGAAAAATTCGGGGAAGAAGTCCTCAACGATGACAGAACGCTAAACAGGGAGAAGCTGGGAGAAATCATATTCAACGACGACGCAAAGAGAAATTTGCTCAACGAGATTACTCACCCCAGAATAATCGGAAGGATCAGAGAGCTTGTCAAGTCCTACGGTAGAGAAAACGCCCCGGTAGTCATAATCGAGGCCGCGCTCATCGTTGAAAAAGGCGGCATGAAAGACCTCATCGACAAGCTGATCGTTGTAACTTCCGACGAAAAGTCCCAGATGGAGAGACTTACCGCGCGAAACGGATATTCCAGAGAGGAAGCGCTATCCAGGATAAAAGCTCAGATGCCTCTCTCCGATAAGGTAAAGCACGCAGACTATGTGATAGAGAACTCGGCCACCCTGGAGAATCTGCGGATTCAGGTGGAATCCCTTTGGGAAAGGATAAACGCCGAAGACTAGACACTCAGTATTGCCTGTCAAACTCGAAGTCTCCCGGCAACTCTTTTTGCAAACCAATTATAACAAATCTTAATAATCGGCGGGTAATTCAGTCTATGCGGCCCCGGCTCACCTGACTTGCATAATATATATTTACATAGTAGATTTTTGGATTCTCAAGAACCTTCAAAGGAGCTTATAATGAAGGATAAAATAGCAGTTTTGGAACAAAAGGAAAAGGAGGCCGAGGCAGGGGGTGGTGAAGCAAGGGTAAAGAAGCAGCATGAAACCGGAAAACTCACAGCCCGAGAAAGAATAGACCTTCTTCTCGACAAAAACACATTTGTCGAGCTTGATAAGTTCGTAGTTCACAGATGCACCGACTTCGGCATGGAGAATAAAAAATTCCTGGGAGACGGGGTAGTCACCGGGTACGGGAAAGTGGAGGGACGTCAGGTGTTCGTCTACGCCCAGGACTTCACGGTTTTCGGCGGTTCACTCGGGATGGTGCACGGAAAGAAAATATGCAAGGTTATGGACCTTGCGATGCAGGTGGGCGCTCCGATAATCGGCCTTAATGATTCCGGAGGAGCAAGGATACAGGAGGGTGTTGAGAGTCTCGGCGGATACGGGGAAATATTTTGCAGAAACGTACTCGCTTCAGGGGTTGTCCCTCAAATATCTGCGATTATGGGTCCCTGCGCCGGAGGAGCTGTCTATTCTCCCGCGATAACCGATTTTACTATAATGGTTGAAAATACGAGCTATATGTTTATAACCGGTCCCGACGTGATAAAAGCCGTAACCCATGAAGAGGTGAACTCGGAGGAGCTGGGCGGCGCTATGGTTCATAACTCCAAGAGCGGTGTCGCCCATTTTGCCGTCGAGGACGACAAGGAATGCATATTACTGATCAAGGAGCTACTGAGTTTTCTGCCGTCAAACAACATGGAAGACCCGCCTAAATCAAGCACAGATGACCCGTCGGACAGAAGAGCTTCTTCACTGAGGGCGATAGTGCCGGAGAACCCCAATAAACCCTACGATATCAAGGATGTGATTTGCGAGGTTGTCGACGGAGGATACTTCTTTGAGGTTCAGGAGCACTACGCGCAGAACATCGTCATAGGTTTTGCCAGAATGGGGGGACGCGTAATAGGAATAGTAGGTAACCAGCCAAATGTCCTCGCGGGCTGTCTCGACATAGACGCTTCGGTGAAGGGCGGCAGATTCGTCAGATTCTGCGACTGCTTCAATATACCTATCCTGACCTTTGAGGACGTGCCCGGATTCCTGCCCGGCACTTCACAGGAGTGGGGAGGAATCATCAAGCACGGCGCTAAGCTGTTATATGCCTACAGTGAGGCCACAGTTCCGAGAGTGACTGTTATAACGAGGAAAGCCTACGGAGGCGCCTACGATGTTATGTCGTCCAGGCATGTGAGGGGTGACATCATAATGGCATACCCTACGGCGGAAATCGCCGTTATGGGATCGGACGGAGCCGTCAATATTATCTCCCGGGCGCAGATTCAGCAATCAGATGACCCCGAGGCCAAAAGGGCCAAACTGATCGAAGAGTACAAAGAAAGGTTTGCCAACCCCTACAGGGCGGCGGATCTCGGATTCGTGGATGAGGTAATCAGACCCGAAGATACGAGACCGCGCGTAATCTCCGCCTTTGAAATGCTGGACGGGAAAAGACAGACGAACCCGCCCAAAAAACACGGGAACATACCACTTTAATACCGAAGGAATTATAAAATGTTCAATAAAATTCTTATAGCCAACCGAGGGGAAATAGCGGTAAGAATCATAAGGGCCTGCAGGGAACTGGGCGTGAAAACCGTAGCTGTGTACTCTGATGCGGATCGCCGCTCACTCCATGTAGCGCTGGCGGATGAGGCCTATCACATCGGGGGTTCCGCCCCCGGAGAGAGCTATCTCGTAAAAGAGAAAATACTGGAAGTTGCAAAAAACTCAGGAGCCGAAGCGATACATCCCGGATTCGGGTTTCTCTCCGAAAATGAAGCCTTTGCGGATATGTGCGAGAAGGCGGGGATCGTATTTATCGGCCCCTCCTCCGAAGCAATACGCTTAATGGGAGATAAAATCACGGCCCGGAAGATCGCACAGGATTCCAAAGTCCCCCTCGTACCGGGATCGGAAGGC includes:
- a CDS encoding LLM class F420-dependent oxidoreductase, whose translation is MKFGISLPNFGKYASRENILKTAVLAEDLGYDSLWVSDHIVIPDSHEGFGHVFLDPITTLGFVAAKTKNISLGTSVLILPYRNPVVLAKMISTLDTLSGGRIIVGAGTGWMRDEFDALGIPFEKRGATTDEYIEVLKELWTRDSPVYKGNYISFSDIKFLPKPLQEPHPPIWIGGGSERAIERAARYGDGWQPVGLTPEGIKEKLGYLNKLLDEEKKDNFVVSLRRNLEINEDKRFPEEETLRGGPEKIITGIRDYIEASVSHFILHILSGDFKDVLKTMETFSTKIRPAI
- a CDS encoding carbon-nitrogen hydrolase family protein; this encodes MENETGKFTAAAVQTAPVFLNKAETVGKIVSLIEEAAAGGASLIVFPEAIIPAYPYWPKDLGSIEGRKLVLDAYTELYKNSVEIPDEDTDKLCRAAAKAGAYVVLGVNEREGGTLYNTILYIDKNGTMLGKHRKLMSIDSEKCIWGMGGEEDLNVFDTEVGKIGGFFCYEHHMTLAKYAMYQKGEQIHAGLWAGHGFVKPTMDFASRQYAFEGQVFVIASSGHITDKMIPDSFPLKKQTLWDYPGGSGIINPRGDYLAGPVYGKEEIIYADIDRDMIIRAKAVIDGAGHFSRPDILRLDIGGYKNGKDQYTDSEHEIQGLRNKVEELSARQRELHEKLDSIAAKLSGREK
- a CDS encoding nicotinate phosphoribosyltransferase translates to MDNISEGALFTDQYQLTMAQLYYSFGLHENHAQFDHFFRHYPDYGSHKAGYCINAGLESLTEWMENTRFGDEEIGYLREQSGQAGSRIFRDDFLDWLRKNGTFGDITMYSIPEGRVVHPNVPVTVIQGPLAMSQILESPLLNKINYQILIATKAARIKEAARGQPILEFGMRRGHDKGVNAGVRAALVGGADFSSNVGISHILGFRPKGTHAHSMVQVFMALGEGELGAFRAYADVYPDDCVLLVDTVNTLESGVPNAIKVFEELRRKGHKPLGIRLDSGDLAFLSIQSARMLDDAGFSDAKIVLSNQLDELVIWQIITQIEDEAPRYGVDPDRLIKRLVYGVGTRLITSKGDSALDGVYKLVAVMESGGWVPAIKLSETPQKTLNPGNKKPWRIYDKRGNATADLLAIDGEDPKGMNLIQMRHPSDHTKQRVMGRDEVSKTEPLLVKVRDRGKIVYDFPSIEELRKKREYDTEHLDPGVRRLVNPHIYHVSLSEKLWNLKQNVIQSIENKSG
- a CDS encoding ABC transporter permease; amino-acid sequence: MLANYIARLGSYCISLIEQLGEVGIFFYRTIFASVTRPFNFRLVLEQIDEIGFKSVPIVIASAMAIGMVMVVQLAWGFAWFGAKGVVGPVVSLSFVRELGPVVTSLLVGGRVGSGITAEIGSMKVTEQIDAIRTLGADPIRKLVVPRLVAAIISFPFLAIIADFTGILGAMIMSNIDLDVKPRLFVSSILEWVTIDDFVSGISKTFFFGIIVAITGCFIGMKAEGGTQGVGRATTATVVVSLLLIIIGDFLLTKLFLIL
- a CDS encoding glutaredoxin domain-containing protein — encoded protein: MSRVTIYTNIYCVYCNAAKALLGKKGLEYREVDLSSEPDLRLRLVEKYRWRTIPLILIGDKVIGGFAELYELENTGELDRLLENELLD
- the gltX gene encoding glutamate--tRNA ligase translates to MTVRTRFAPSPTGSLHIGGARTAIFNWLYARHYGGNFILRIEDTDRSRSTEESIEEIIDAMKWLGLDWDEGPFRQSDRLAAYGDYAERLLNSGHAYKCYVTPEELNKKREEAQGKGEVFRYKRQWAEKNAAPGKPFAIRLLTPDEGIIEVRDLLRGTVRFDAREIDDFVILKMDGFPTYNFAVVTDDAAMGITHVIRGDDHLINTPRQTLIYEALSLDIPQIAHVSMILGPDNKRLSKRHGATSVVAYREEGYLPEAIVNYLTRLGWSHGDQEIFSRDELIEKFTLDNVGRSAAVFNPEKLEWLNGWYIRNKPAEEIARLLAPFLKEKGLDIEADKKLVMIVKELSQRAKTLRDIANSLGYFYAEQVNYDEKAADKFLKPEILDVLRDLCEKLSSLEDFTIDDMHGVFEQVMEERDLKLGKIAQPVRVALTGGTVSPGIFEVMNIIGKDMVLERLNKAAQYIETK
- a CDS encoding 3-hydroxybutyryl-CoA dehydrogenase; this encodes MSRKVEDVKKVGVVGAGTMGSGIAQVVASSEREVVLIDVSDAALERGIKGIEKSLGRLVKKETISEEDSKSVLSRVKTTTKFEDLKDVDLVIEAVFEDMKVKKDIYKKLDEATAPDVVLATNTSSLPIVEIAVNTGRADKIVGMHFFNPAPVMKLVEIIKALTTSEETAQFAYDFATALGKEPVRTKDVPGFIVNRILIPMLNEAVFAYQDGVGTPEDIDKAMKLGTNQPIGPLALIDLIGLDVTIDVMDVFYKEFQDSKYRAAPLLRQMVRAGWLGRKSGKGFYDY
- the coaE gene encoding dephospho-CoA kinase (Dephospho-CoA kinase (CoaE) performs the final step in coenzyme A biosynthesis.); protein product: MSPMRIIGLTGNIACGKSTVARMLKGLGARVIDADEIARSVVEPGERAWGDIVEKFGEEVLNDDRTLNREKLGEIIFNDDAKRNLLNEITHPRIIGRIRELVKSYGRENAPVVIIEAALIVEKGGMKDLIDKLIVVTSDEKSQMERLTARNGYSREEALSRIKAQMPLSDKVKHADYVIENSATLENLRIQVESLWERINAED
- a CDS encoding acyl-CoA carboxylase subunit beta, yielding MKDKIAVLEQKEKEAEAGGGEARVKKQHETGKLTARERIDLLLDKNTFVELDKFVVHRCTDFGMENKKFLGDGVVTGYGKVEGRQVFVYAQDFTVFGGSLGMVHGKKICKVMDLAMQVGAPIIGLNDSGGARIQEGVESLGGYGEIFCRNVLASGVVPQISAIMGPCAGGAVYSPAITDFTIMVENTSYMFITGPDVIKAVTHEEVNSEELGGAMVHNSKSGVAHFAVEDDKECILLIKELLSFLPSNNMEDPPKSSTDDPSDRRASSLRAIVPENPNKPYDIKDVICEVVDGGYFFEVQEHYAQNIVIGFARMGGRVIGIVGNQPNVLAGCLDIDASVKGGRFVRFCDCFNIPILTFEDVPGFLPGTSQEWGGIIKHGAKLLYAYSEATVPRVTVITRKAYGGAYDVMSSRHVRGDIIMAYPTAEIAVMGSDGAVNIISRAQIQQSDDPEAKRAKLIEEYKERFANPYRAADLGFVDEVIRPEDTRPRVISAFEMLDGKRQTNPPKKHGNIPL